One part of the Leucobacter triazinivorans genome encodes these proteins:
- a CDS encoding acetaldehyde dehydrogenase (acetylating) translates to MKAGAAIIGSGNIGTDLMIKITRLSERIDLAVMVGIDPESDGLARARRLGVATTHEGLDGLLAMPEFADVRIVFDATSAGAHLRHARELEARGRLVVDLTPAAVGPYVVPGVPDAQIAEGVTNINMVTCGGQATVPIAAAVSRVADVAYAEIVASIASKSAGPGTRANIDEFTETTSEALRLVGGAEQSKAIIILNPAEPPMVMRDTVYCLATAPGGGPVDREAVTHSIEQTVAHVAGYVPGYVLKQEVQFDEVDEAFVPALGRAFAGTKVSVFLQVTGAAHYLPEYAGNLDIMTSAALRAAEALVERASAGKEETHD, encoded by the coding sequence ATGAAAGCCGGAGCGGCGATCATCGGTTCGGGCAACATCGGCACGGACCTCATGATCAAGATCACGCGTCTCTCGGAGCGGATCGACCTGGCGGTGATGGTCGGGATCGATCCGGAATCGGACGGCCTCGCCCGCGCGCGCCGCCTGGGCGTCGCCACGACCCACGAGGGGCTCGACGGGCTGCTCGCGATGCCCGAGTTCGCCGACGTGCGGATCGTCTTCGACGCGACGAGCGCGGGGGCTCACCTGAGGCACGCCCGCGAGCTCGAGGCGCGCGGGCGGCTCGTGGTAGACCTCACTCCGGCCGCCGTCGGCCCGTACGTGGTGCCGGGCGTGCCCGACGCGCAGATCGCCGAGGGGGTCACCAACATCAACATGGTGACCTGCGGCGGGCAGGCGACGGTCCCCATCGCCGCCGCGGTGTCCCGCGTCGCCGATGTGGCCTACGCCGAGATCGTGGCCTCGATCGCCTCGAAGTCGGCCGGCCCCGGCACCCGCGCGAACATCGATGAGTTCACCGAGACGACCTCCGAAGCGCTCCGGCTCGTCGGAGGCGCCGAGCAGTCGAAGGCGATCATCATCCTGAACCCGGCCGAGCCCCCGATGGTGATGCGCGACACGGTGTACTGCCTCGCCACCGCACCCGGCGGCGGGCCCGTGGATCGCGAGGCCGTGACCCACAGCATCGAGCAGACCGTGGCGCACGTCGCGGGCTACGTCCCCGGCTACGTGCTGAAGCAAGAGGTGCAGTTCGATGAGGTGGACGAGGCGTTCGTGCCCGCGCTCGGTCGAGCGTTCGCCGGCACCAAGGTCTCGGTGTTCCTGCAGGTGACGGGCGCGGCCCACTACCTGCCCGAGTACGCCGGAAACCTCGACATCATGACCTCCGCTGCGCTGCGGGCAGCGGAAGCGCTCGTGGAGCGCGCCTCCGCGGGGAAGGAAGAAACCCATGACTGA
- a CDS encoding 2-keto-4-pentenoate hydratase encodes MSIEQAAERLRRAWATRTPCDPIRSLISEGGIEAAYEVQQRLSDDRIARGGQIVGRKIGLTSRAVQQQLGVDQPDFGSIFADTVHHDGEPIPLGGFLQPKIEAEIAFVLGSCIEQPTPTVADVLRATEFVLPAIEIVDSRVRDWDITILDTIADNASCGAVVLGTVPRRLEGLDLPGLGMSLEHRGQVVSTGSGRACLGSPAIAVTWLARELRRRKTPLCAGEIVLSGALGPMVPVTGPGAYRADFGELGDLTAVFTGGVTE; translated from the coding sequence GTGAGCATCGAGCAGGCCGCCGAACGACTGCGGCGGGCGTGGGCGACCCGCACCCCCTGCGACCCGATCCGCTCCCTGATCTCCGAGGGCGGCATCGAGGCCGCCTACGAGGTGCAGCAGCGCCTGAGCGATGATCGGATCGCCCGCGGCGGCCAGATCGTGGGCCGAAAGATCGGGCTCACCTCGCGCGCGGTGCAGCAGCAACTGGGCGTCGACCAGCCCGACTTCGGATCGATCTTCGCCGACACGGTCCACCACGACGGCGAGCCGATCCCGCTCGGCGGCTTCCTGCAGCCGAAGATCGAGGCCGAGATCGCGTTCGTGCTCGGATCCTGCATCGAGCAGCCGACGCCGACCGTGGCCGATGTGCTTCGCGCGACCGAGTTCGTGCTGCCCGCCATCGAGATCGTCGACTCCCGCGTGCGCGACTGGGACATCACGATCCTCGACACGATCGCCGACAATGCCTCGTGCGGCGCGGTCGTGCTCGGCACGGTGCCCCGCAGGCTGGAGGGCCTCGACCTGCCGGGTCTCGGAATGTCGCTCGAGCACCGCGGCCAGGTCGTGAGCACGGGATCGGGCCGTGCCTGCCTGGGCTCTCCCGCGATCGCGGTGACCTGGCTGGCCAGGGAGCTGCGGCGGCGCAAGACGCCGCTGTGCGCGGGCGAGATCGTGCTCTCGGGCGCGCTCGGGCCCATGGTCCCGGTCACGGGCCCCGGGGCCTATCGGGCCGACTTCGGGGAGCTCGGAGACCTGACAGCTGTGTTCACAGGAGGTGTGACGGAATGA
- a CDS encoding 2-hydroxymuconic semialdehyde dehydrogenase, protein MPRTAPEFRNFIDNAFVDGRSTYADLNPIDGSTVALVHEADERIVDAAVTAARAALNGAWGDWTAPERAALMRRVADLVEERFEEFVLAEIADTGKPRILAEPLDVTRAVVNFRTFADTLLSEGTPAFLTPQALNYVARKPLGVVAVIVPWNLPLLTLTWKAAPAIACGNAVIVKPSEETPATATLFAEVMRDAGAPAGVFNVVHGFGRDSAGQYLTEHPGIDAVTFTGSTATGSTIMRAVAPRVLPVSFELGGKNAALVFEDCDVDRAVAGLERSVFLNTGQVCLCTERVYVHRSIFDEVTEKLVARAEALRLGDPLDRSTTTGPLISQAHRAKVEAAVAGAISEGAQLLTGGGRPSLPAGLDADAGAWFAPTLWTGLDNSAVAMREEIFGPVAGLVPFDTEEEAVALANDTDYGLAASVWTENVDRAHRVAPQMRVGLSWINSWYARELRAPFGGAGRSGIGREGGGYSLDFYSTITNVSVAS, encoded by the coding sequence ATGCCGCGCACAGCACCTGAATTCCGCAACTTCATCGACAACGCGTTCGTCGACGGGCGCTCGACCTACGCGGACCTGAACCCGATCGATGGAAGCACCGTCGCCCTCGTGCACGAGGCCGACGAGCGCATCGTCGACGCCGCCGTGACCGCCGCGCGCGCGGCGCTGAACGGAGCGTGGGGCGACTGGACCGCCCCGGAGCGCGCCGCGCTGATGCGCCGCGTCGCCGACCTGGTAGAGGAGCGCTTCGAGGAGTTCGTACTCGCCGAGATCGCAGACACCGGCAAACCGCGGATCCTCGCAGAGCCGCTGGACGTGACGCGCGCCGTGGTCAACTTCCGCACGTTCGCCGACACTCTGCTCTCGGAGGGCACCCCCGCGTTTCTCACCCCGCAGGCGCTCAACTACGTGGCCCGCAAGCCGCTCGGCGTCGTCGCGGTGATCGTGCCGTGGAACCTGCCGCTCCTCACGCTGACCTGGAAAGCCGCGCCCGCCATCGCGTGCGGCAACGCCGTGATCGTGAAGCCCTCGGAGGAGACCCCGGCAACCGCGACGCTGTTCGCCGAGGTCATGCGCGACGCCGGCGCCCCCGCGGGGGTGTTCAACGTGGTGCACGGCTTCGGCCGCGACTCCGCCGGCCAGTACCTCACCGAGCACCCCGGGATCGACGCGGTGACGTTCACCGGTTCGACGGCAACGGGCAGCACCATCATGCGCGCGGTGGCGCCGCGCGTGCTGCCGGTCTCCTTCGAGCTCGGCGGCAAGAACGCCGCGCTCGTGTTCGAGGACTGCGACGTGGATCGCGCCGTCGCCGGCCTCGAGCGCTCAGTCTTCTTGAACACCGGCCAGGTCTGCCTCTGCACCGAGCGGGTCTATGTGCACCGCTCGATCTTCGATGAGGTGACCGAGAAACTGGTGGCCCGTGCCGAGGCGCTGCGGCTCGGGGATCCGCTGGATCGCTCGACCACGACGGGCCCGCTGATCTCGCAGGCGCACCGCGCCAAGGTGGAGGCGGCGGTCGCCGGCGCCATCTCGGAGGGCGCGCAGCTGCTCACGGGCGGCGGGCGGCCGTCGCTCCCCGCAGGCCTCGACGCCGACGCCGGGGCCTGGTTCGCGCCGACGCTCTGGACCGGGCTCGACAACTCCGCCGTAGCGATGCGCGAGGAGATCTTCGGCCCCGTCGCGGGCCTCGTGCCGTTCGACACCGAGGAGGAGGCCGTCGCGCTCGCCAACGACACCGACTACGGCCTTGCCGCGTCGGTCTGGACCGAGAACGTGGATCGCGCCCACCGGGTCGCCCCGCAGATGCGCGTCGGCCTGTCCTGGATCAACAGCTGGTACGCGCGCGAGCTGCGCGCCCCGTTCGGCGGGGCCGGGCGCTCCGGCATCGGGCGCGAGGGCGGCGGCTACTCGCTCGACTTCTACAGCACGATCACGAACGTGAGCGTGGCATCGTGA
- a CDS encoding phosphoenolpyruvate carboxykinase (GTP) — MSAIQVIDEEITIADLVRANATTANEEVLQWVTEVAELTKPDEVIWCDGSQDEWNRITTEMVEAGSLIPLNKDLRPGSFLARSHPGDVARVEDRTFICSEKEEDAGPTNNWVAPAEMKAELMPLFDGAMRGRPLYVVPFSMGPVGGAITQLGIEITDSPYAVLNMRIMTRMGQTALDGITPGSEWVRTVHSVGAPLADGEEDAAWPCSDTKYITHFPETLEVWSYGSGYGGNALLSKKCFALRIASVMGRNEGWLAEHMLLLKLTNTESGKAYHLSAAFPSACGKTNLAMLQPTIPGWKVETIGDDIAWLRPGPDGRLYAINPEAGFFGVAPGTGESTNPVAMETLWGNTIFTNVALTDDGDVWWEGKTDEVPAHLVDWQGNDWTPDADRPAAHPNSRFTVPIQQTPTLAQDWYEQNGVPLDAILFGGRRATNVPLVAQSLSWEHGVFVGATVSSEKTAAQEGTVGELRRDPFAMLPFCGYNMADYWGHWLEVGEQLGDKAPKIFQVNWFRKGADGRFLWPGFGDNSRVIDWIIRRVEGEVEGRATAIGTVPVTGELNLDGIEVPEADMEELFAIDPASWLAEADLTEEFFARFGERVPAALRDQLEGLRDRLSA, encoded by the coding sequence ATGAGCGCCATCCAGGTCATCGACGAGGAGATCACGATCGCAGATCTCGTCCGCGCCAACGCCACCACGGCCAACGAGGAGGTGCTGCAGTGGGTGACCGAGGTCGCCGAGCTGACGAAGCCCGATGAGGTGATCTGGTGCGACGGCTCGCAGGACGAGTGGAACCGCATCACCACCGAGATGGTCGAGGCGGGCTCCCTGATCCCGCTCAACAAGGATCTGCGCCCCGGCAGCTTCCTCGCCCGCTCCCACCCGGGCGATGTCGCCCGCGTCGAGGATCGCACCTTCATCTGCTCGGAGAAGGAGGAGGACGCCGGACCCACGAACAACTGGGTCGCGCCCGCCGAGATGAAGGCGGAGCTCATGCCGCTCTTCGACGGCGCCATGCGCGGCCGTCCGCTCTACGTCGTGCCGTTCTCGATGGGGCCGGTCGGCGGTGCCATCACGCAGCTCGGGATCGAGATCACCGACTCGCCCTACGCCGTGCTCAACATGCGGATCATGACCCGCATGGGGCAGACGGCGCTCGACGGGATCACCCCCGGGAGCGAGTGGGTGCGCACCGTGCACTCGGTCGGTGCGCCGCTCGCTGACGGCGAGGAAGACGCGGCCTGGCCCTGCAGCGACACCAAGTACATCACCCACTTCCCCGAGACTCTCGAGGTGTGGTCGTACGGCTCGGGCTACGGCGGCAACGCGCTGCTCTCGAAGAAGTGCTTCGCGCTGCGCATCGCCTCGGTGATGGGACGCAACGAGGGCTGGCTCGCCGAGCACATGCTGCTGCTCAAGCTCACCAACACCGAGAGCGGCAAGGCGTACCACCTCTCGGCCGCGTTCCCCTCGGCCTGCGGCAAGACCAACCTCGCGATGCTGCAGCCCACGATCCCGGGCTGGAAGGTCGAGACGATCGGCGACGACATCGCCTGGCTGCGCCCCGGGCCCGACGGCCGTCTCTACGCCATCAACCCCGAGGCCGGCTTCTTCGGCGTGGCCCCCGGCACCGGCGAGTCGACCAACCCCGTGGCCATGGAGACGCTCTGGGGCAACACCATCTTCACCAACGTCGCGCTGACCGATGACGGCGACGTGTGGTGGGAGGGCAAGACCGACGAGGTGCCCGCCCACCTCGTCGACTGGCAGGGCAACGACTGGACGCCCGACGCCGACCGCCCCGCCGCGCACCCCAACTCGCGCTTCACCGTGCCGATCCAGCAGACGCCCACCCTCGCGCAGGACTGGTACGAGCAGAACGGCGTGCCGCTCGACGCGATCCTCTTCGGCGGTCGCCGCGCCACGAATGTGCCGCTCGTGGCGCAGTCGCTGTCGTGGGAGCACGGCGTGTTCGTCGGCGCGACCGTCTCGTCCGAGAAGACCGCCGCTCAGGAGGGCACGGTCGGGGAGCTGCGCCGCGACCCGTTCGCCATGCTGCCGTTCTGCGGCTACAACATGGCCGACTACTGGGGCCACTGGCTCGAGGTGGGCGAGCAGCTGGGTGACAAGGCGCCCAAGATCTTCCAGGTCAACTGGTTCCGCAAGGGCGCCGACGGCCGCTTCCTGTGGCCCGGCTTCGGCGACAACTCGCGCGTGATCGACTGGATCATCCGCCGCGTCGAGGGCGAGGTCGAGGGCCGCGCCACCGCGATCGGCACCGTGCCCGTCACCGGCGAGCTCAACCTCGACGGCATCGAGGTGCCCGAGGCCGACATGGAGGAGCTGTTCGCGATCGATCCCGCGTCGTGGCTCGCCGAGGCCGACCTCACCGAGGAGTTCTTCGCCCGGTTCGGCGAGCGCGTGCCGGCCGCCCTGCGCGACCAGCTCGAGGGGCTGCGCGACCGCCTGAGCGCGTAG
- a CDS encoding helix-turn-helix domain-containing protein, with amino-acid sequence MPPEVTPTQSEAEFDRLLLGKRLRHFRTRAGLTLDQLGERVGVVASQLSLIENGRREPRLGLLQSAARELGIDPSELLKREAPDRRSELEIELERSQTAPSYLRLGLPHVRAPRTLGDDTLEALVGLHRELARRSRAAATTSEEARRANTAIRMQMRECDNYINEIELVASDLMRRIGHTTGAVTHREVAMAAELLGFTLIFVDELPSNTRSITDLENGRIYLPPASIPGGHGLRSLALQAMAHRVLGHTEPSSYGEFLEQRLQINYFAAACLMPEARAVDLLQQAKRNRNLAIEDLRDAFGVTHEAAAHRFTNLATRHLDLRVHHYRADGAGALVRGYENDGLPFPSDDSGSIEGEMLCHKWGGRTAFNRTNRTSEFYQYTDTPAGTFWSSVQTGDAELGPFAIACGVPFDDAKWFRGRDTSERRVSTCPDESCCRTPSPDLLTRWQGKAWPSARMHAHVLSPLPTGTFPGVDDTEMYEFLSRHAPGD; translated from the coding sequence ATGCCCCCCGAAGTGACTCCCACGCAGAGCGAAGCCGAGTTCGACCGCCTGCTGCTCGGAAAGCGGCTCCGGCACTTCAGAACCCGGGCCGGGCTCACCCTCGATCAGCTCGGCGAGCGGGTGGGTGTCGTAGCCAGCCAGCTCTCGCTCATCGAGAACGGGCGCAGGGAGCCGCGACTGGGGCTGCTGCAGAGCGCCGCCCGCGAGCTCGGGATCGATCCCTCGGAGCTGCTGAAACGGGAAGCGCCGGATCGCCGCAGCGAACTCGAGATCGAGTTGGAGCGCTCGCAGACCGCGCCCAGCTATCTGCGGCTCGGCCTTCCCCACGTGCGAGCGCCGCGCACGCTGGGCGACGACACGCTGGAGGCATTGGTGGGCCTGCACCGAGAGCTCGCCCGACGATCCCGCGCCGCCGCGACCACATCGGAGGAGGCGCGCCGCGCGAACACGGCCATCCGCATGCAGATGCGCGAGTGCGACAACTACATCAACGAGATCGAGCTCGTCGCCTCCGACCTCATGCGCCGCATCGGCCACACCACTGGCGCCGTCACCCACCGCGAGGTGGCCATGGCGGCGGAGCTGCTCGGGTTCACCCTCATCTTCGTCGACGAGCTCCCGTCGAACACGCGCAGCATCACCGATCTCGAGAACGGCCGCATCTACCTGCCGCCTGCGTCGATCCCGGGCGGGCACGGGCTGCGCTCGCTCGCCCTGCAGGCCATGGCGCACCGCGTGCTGGGGCACACGGAGCCGTCGAGCTACGGCGAGTTTCTCGAACAGCGCCTGCAGATCAACTACTTCGCCGCGGCCTGCCTCATGCCCGAAGCGCGCGCGGTCGACCTGCTGCAGCAGGCGAAGCGCAATCGCAATCTGGCGATCGAGGATCTGCGCGACGCGTTCGGCGTGACGCACGAGGCCGCCGCGCATCGCTTCACCAACCTCGCCACTCGCCACCTCGACCTGCGAGTGCACCACTACCGCGCCGACGGGGCCGGCGCACTGGTACGCGGCTACGAGAACGACGGCCTGCCGTTCCCCAGCGACGATTCCGGATCGATCGAGGGCGAGATGCTGTGCCACAAGTGGGGCGGGCGCACCGCGTTCAACCGCACCAACCGCACGAGCGAGTTCTACCAGTACACCGACACGCCGGCCGGCACCTTCTGGTCGAGCGTGCAGACGGGCGATGCCGAGCTGGGCCCCTTCGCGATCGCGTGCGGGGTGCCCTTCGACGACGCGAAGTGGTTCCGCGGGCGCGACACGAGCGAGCGCAGGGTCTCGACGTGCCCCGACGAGAGCTGCTGCCGCACCCCCAGCCCGGACCTGCTGACCCGCTGGCAGGGCAAGGCATGGCCCAGCGCGCGCATGCACGCGCACGTGCTCTCGCCGCTGCCCACCGGCACCTTCCCGGGGGTGGACGACACCGAGATGTACGAGTTCCTCTCGCGGCATGCGCCGGGCGATTAG
- a CDS encoding NAD(P)/FAD-dependent oxidoreductase: MAKKILIVGGGYAGFYTAWKLEKLLRAGEAEVTIVDPLPYMAYLPFLPEVAAGSIEPRHAVVARRRHLSRTANIAGKVTGISHAQKTATITPNVGEAFDFAYDHIVVTTGSVSRTFPIAGIADNAIGMKTIEEAVAVRDRLVGNFERAASLPQGSAERARLLTVTVVGGGFAGIETISELRSFATSLLRRYPEIAFDETVFHLVEAMGRIMPEVSQETADWVVKDQTRRGVEIHLDTQLSSAVDGKIELSTGEQYESDLIVWTAGVMPRPFLRGTDLPIGPRGHVIGSPTLRITTEEGEALEGAWTAGDTSQVPDISPTPGPGGFCVPNAQHAVRQGKLLAKNIVADLRGEGVREYNHKNAGAVAGLGVNTGVFQSGKFAMKGYFAWLAHRFYHGLAIPSWERKWRVFGGWVGHFFLGRDVVNIEATQQPRAIFEEFASRPKG, translated from the coding sequence GTGGCGAAGAAGATTCTGATCGTTGGCGGCGGCTATGCCGGCTTCTACACCGCCTGGAAGCTCGAGAAGCTGCTCCGTGCGGGTGAGGCCGAGGTGACGATCGTCGACCCGCTGCCCTACATGGCCTATCTGCCGTTCCTCCCGGAGGTGGCCGCGGGGTCGATCGAACCGCGTCACGCGGTCGTGGCGCGTCGCCGGCACCTGAGCCGCACCGCGAACATCGCGGGCAAGGTGACGGGCATCTCGCACGCGCAGAAGACCGCGACGATCACGCCGAACGTGGGTGAGGCCTTCGACTTCGCCTACGACCACATCGTGGTCACCACGGGATCGGTCTCGCGCACCTTCCCGATCGCCGGTATCGCCGACAACGCGATCGGCATGAAGACCATCGAAGAGGCCGTCGCAGTGCGCGACCGCCTCGTCGGCAACTTCGAGCGCGCCGCCTCGCTGCCCCAGGGCTCCGCCGAGCGGGCGCGGCTCCTCACCGTGACCGTGGTGGGCGGCGGCTTCGCCGGCATCGAGACCATCTCCGAGCTGCGCTCCTTCGCGACGTCGCTGCTGCGCCGCTACCCCGAGATCGCCTTCGACGAGACCGTCTTCCACCTGGTCGAGGCCATGGGGCGCATCATGCCCGAGGTCTCCCAGGAGACGGCGGACTGGGTGGTCAAGGATCAGACCCGCCGCGGCGTCGAGATCCACCTCGACACGCAGCTCTCCTCGGCCGTCGACGGCAAGATCGAGCTCTCGACCGGCGAGCAGTACGAGTCGGACCTCATCGTCTGGACGGCGGGCGTCATGCCCCGCCCGTTCCTGCGCGGCACCGATCTGCCCATCGGCCCCCGCGGCCACGTCATCGGCAGCCCCACGCTGCGGATCACGACGGAGGAGGGCGAGGCGCTCGAAGGGGCCTGGACGGCCGGCGACACCTCGCAGGTGCCCGATATCTCGCCGACCCCCGGCCCCGGCGGCTTCTGCGTGCCCAATGCGCAGCACGCCGTGCGCCAGGGCAAGCTGCTCGCGAAGAACATCGTCGCCGATCTGCGCGGCGAGGGTGTGCGCGAGTACAACCACAAGAACGCGGGCGCTGTCGCGGGTCTCGGCGTCAACACCGGCGTGTTCCAGTCGGGCAAGTTCGCCATGAAGGGCTACTTCGCGTGGCTCGCGCACCGCTTCTACCACGGCCTCGCGATCCCCTCGTGGGAGCGCAAGTGGCGCGTGTTCGGCGGCTGGGTCGGCCACTTCTTCCTGGGCCGCGACGTCGTCAACATTGAAGCGACGCAGCAGCCCCGCGCGATCTTCGAGGAGTTCGCGAGCCGCCCCAAGGGGTAG